Proteins from one Acidobacteriota bacterium genomic window:
- a CDS encoding copper chaperone PCu(A)C, giving the protein MCRSLRWSLPFVLIAMGVAIPCAAQDAGIRGEGAWIRQPAPSRDVTAAYVVLVNDGDTPVSIVSGTSTAATTIELHEMAMKDGMMRMRRVQEIVVPPRGRITLAPGGLHLMLFGLTSPLQVGARVELVLGTADGKTIPVQADVRTADALR; this is encoded by the coding sequence ATGTGTCGTTCGCTCAGATGGAGTCTCCCGTTCGTGCTCATCGCCATGGGGGTCGCCATCCCGTGCGCCGCTCAGGACGCGGGTATCCGCGGCGAGGGGGCCTGGATTCGCCAGCCTGCGCCGTCGCGCGACGTGACGGCCGCGTACGTGGTGCTCGTCAACGACGGCGATACGCCGGTGTCCATCGTCTCCGGCACGAGCACCGCCGCCACGACGATCGAACTCCATGAGATGGCGATGAAGGACGGCATGATGCGGATGCGGCGCGTGCAGGAGATCGTCGTTCCACCACGGGGGCGGATCACCCTCGCGCCTGGCGGCCTGCACCTGATGCTCTTCGGCCTGACGTCGCCCCTGCAGGTCGGCGCGCGCGTCGAGCTCGTACTCGGCACGGCCGATGGCAAGACGATACCCGTGCAGGCCGACGTCAGGACCGCGGACGCGCTCCGATGA
- a CDS encoding SCO family protein, whose product MIRLATLLSLCLALAACRQPQPLPVLSVGGDFTLTDQNGQPFQSSSLRGQVVLVFFGYTFCPDVCPTTLSKLSAVTRRLGTDAARVKTVYITVDPARDTPAVMREHLGLFRVDAVGLTGSDAAIAQVAQQFGAAYEIEPTDSEAGYLVAHTTMLYGIDPEGRTRILFRYEAPVDEIVDGIRAML is encoded by the coding sequence ATGATCCGCCTCGCGACGCTACTGAGCCTCTGCCTCGCGCTGGCCGCGTGTCGCCAGCCACAGCCGTTGCCCGTGCTGTCCGTCGGCGGCGACTTCACGCTCACCGATCAGAACGGGCAGCCCTTCCAGTCATCGTCGCTGCGTGGCCAGGTCGTCCTGGTGTTCTTCGGCTACACGTTTTGTCCCGACGTCTGTCCGACGACGCTCTCGAAACTGAGTGCCGTCACGCGCCGCCTGGGCACTGATGCCGCGCGCGTCAAGACGGTGTACATCACTGTGGATCCGGCACGTGACACCCCCGCGGTCATGCGCGAGCATCTCGGCCTGTTCCGGGTGGATGCCGTGGGGCTCACCGGCTCCGATGCCGCGATCGCGCAGGTGGCGCAGCAGTTCGGTGCGGCGTACGAGATCGAGCCGACCGATTCGGAGGCGGGCTATCTCGTGGCACACACGACCATGCTGTACGGCATCGATCCCGAAGGACGGACCCGTATCCTCTTCAGGTACGAGGCGCCCGTCGACGAGATCGTCGACGGGATTCGCGCCATGCTCTGA
- a CDS encoding ATP-binding protein → MPADDAIPPFVGREAELAWLRELWNEATPPGRTGPRLAVLIAETGLGKSRIVQEFYRQLVADPVWNDSGYWPDAFTDATSVAHVNPDLTTHAPPGPPRFLWLGTRWLDVDARNAEARRLAIPDLRERLASHVRTAIHHAPLWNRLRGTYARVLKDHGLAGGLEQVVQEGTGKLFEAATGGLPFGGLLVTLAKAAPSVFAGPDRPVDHAAGVRADAMDAFLDELHEVFGGFGGGGLVLPTVLWLDDAQWADEDTVSVLRRVWERGVERNWPLLIVVTHWEREWRVLGTLDGQSRAASLRRFDDEPGAHTRILEAASEADLDAVLRARLPGLTVLQRQLVLSRAGGNFLTLVENIGELVSQAANFIGRDVGGPLAKAGERRVADWESDRERRVRQRFAALDEQVRDLLGWSSHGGQRFLHEVMARFLAARHGRTDDSVDAQAALDPCVDPLAILSKPSSMFFEFRDVTLHRCAREYFDLYLAEQDEPALVSALRDTLAGWINACYDASGEFAQWGWTEDGEYDESTPLLMRLDVTARREIITRAARDLPIDEEGWDSPVRQAGLRARLWLMDVCAGEHLWREVARVADSLSTLDGHTLTPGVVAPWMLVRAAAYARLAGAGNAERLQDTAIAFAREVAGSDSGAYADALIARGRAIAERAPQDGVRLLEQALDVYDALEGPTGHNVLRVKGALALACVQTGDVAREEQLLRNIVETERIRMLPEDSRRSRALEMLGWLYTRTRRLDDAEPLLEESLAIQRKWEAYDEDMPASRQVDVVSSLVSLAELRQAQHRLSDADTLLQEALTKARRRGDDPGQLLPMWALSLLWGEQRRLDDAITLVDEALEFGRRVLGPTHAQLTKFEELRAELIELRSDDSTSSSGSA, encoded by the coding sequence GTGCCTGCAGACGACGCCATTCCACCGTTCGTCGGTCGAGAGGCCGAACTCGCGTGGCTTCGTGAGCTGTGGAACGAAGCCACACCCCCCGGACGTACAGGGCCGCGCCTCGCCGTACTCATCGCGGAGACCGGCCTCGGCAAGTCGCGCATCGTCCAGGAGTTCTATAGGCAACTCGTCGCCGATCCCGTCTGGAACGATAGCGGCTATTGGCCCGACGCTTTCACGGACGCGACATCGGTCGCGCACGTGAACCCGGACCTGACGACGCATGCGCCGCCGGGACCACCTCGCTTCCTCTGGCTCGGCACGCGGTGGCTCGACGTGGACGCGCGCAATGCCGAGGCGCGCCGGCTCGCCATTCCCGATCTGCGCGAACGACTGGCGTCCCACGTTCGCACGGCCATCCATCACGCCCCGCTGTGGAACCGTCTGCGCGGCACGTACGCGCGCGTGCTGAAGGATCACGGTCTCGCGGGCGGACTCGAACAGGTCGTGCAGGAAGGCACAGGCAAGCTGTTCGAGGCGGCGACGGGCGGGCTGCCGTTCGGCGGACTGCTCGTGACGCTGGCCAAAGCGGCGCCGAGCGTCTTTGCCGGCCCCGATCGCCCTGTCGATCACGCGGCGGGCGTTCGCGCTGACGCGATGGATGCCTTCCTCGACGAGTTGCACGAGGTGTTCGGCGGCTTCGGTGGTGGCGGTCTCGTGCTGCCCACCGTGCTGTGGCTGGACGATGCGCAATGGGCGGATGAGGATACGGTGTCCGTGCTGCGCCGGGTGTGGGAACGCGGCGTCGAACGCAACTGGCCGCTGCTCATCGTCGTCACGCATTGGGAACGCGAGTGGCGCGTGCTGGGCACACTCGACGGGCAGTCGCGCGCCGCCTCGCTGCGCCGCTTCGATGATGAGCCCGGTGCGCACACGCGCATCCTGGAAGCCGCGTCGGAGGCCGATCTCGATGCCGTGCTGCGCGCACGCCTGCCCGGCCTCACGGTCCTGCAGCGGCAACTCGTGCTGTCGCGGGCCGGTGGCAACTTCCTCACGCTGGTGGAGAACATCGGCGAACTCGTGTCGCAAGCAGCCAACTTCATCGGGCGGGACGTGGGGGGCCCGCTCGCAAAGGCTGGCGAGCGGCGCGTGGCCGACTGGGAGTCCGATCGTGAGCGCCGCGTGCGACAGCGATTCGCCGCGCTGGACGAACAGGTCCGCGATCTCCTTGGCTGGTCGAGCCACGGCGGGCAGCGCTTCCTGCACGAAGTGATGGCGCGCTTCCTCGCCGCACGACACGGGCGGACAGACGACAGCGTCGATGCGCAGGCGGCGCTCGACCCATGCGTCGATCCGCTCGCCATCCTGTCGAAGCCCTCGTCGATGTTCTTCGAGTTCCGCGACGTGACCCTCCACCGCTGCGCGCGCGAGTACTTCGACCTCTATCTCGCCGAGCAGGATGAACCCGCCCTCGTGTCGGCATTGCGGGACACGCTGGCAGGCTGGATCAACGCCTGCTACGACGCATCGGGCGAGTTCGCGCAGTGGGGATGGACGGAGGACGGTGAGTACGACGAGTCGACGCCACTGCTGATGCGGCTGGACGTGACGGCACGCCGCGAGATCATCACGCGCGCGGCACGCGATCTCCCGATCGATGAAGAGGGATGGGACTCGCCCGTGCGTCAGGCCGGGTTGAGGGCACGCCTGTGGCTGATGGACGTATGTGCCGGCGAGCACCTGTGGCGCGAAGTGGCGCGGGTGGCTGACTCACTCTCCACGCTCGATGGCCATACGCTGACGCCCGGTGTCGTCGCGCCGTGGATGCTCGTCAGGGCCGCGGCATATGCCCGCCTGGCGGGTGCCGGGAACGCGGAGCGCCTTCAGGACACGGCCATCGCCTTCGCACGGGAGGTGGCTGGAAGCGATTCGGGAGCCTATGCGGATGCGCTGATCGCGCGCGGCAGGGCGATCGCCGAACGCGCGCCGCAGGACGGTGTGCGGCTGCTCGAGCAGGCACTGGACGTGTACGACGCACTCGAAGGACCGACAGGCCACAACGTGCTTCGCGTGAAGGGTGCACTGGCACTCGCCTGCGTCCAGACCGGCGACGTGGCGCGCGAAGAACAGCTGCTCCGTAACATCGTCGAGACCGAACGCATCCGGATGCTGCCCGAGGACTCGCGCCGCTCGCGCGCGCTGGAGATGCTCGGCTGGCTCTACACACGCACGAGGCGCCTGGATGACGCGGAGCCGCTCCTCGAAGAGTCGCTGGCCATCCAGCGGAAGTGGGAGGCGTATGACGAGGACATGCCGGCAAGCCGCCAGGTGGACGTCGTGTCATCGCTCGTCAGCCTCGCCGAACTCCGGCAGGCCCAGCATCGCCTGTCGGACGCGGACACACTCCTCCAGGAGGCCCTGACGAAGGCGCGCCGCCGCGGCGACGATCCCGGCCAACTACTGCCCATGTGGGCCTTGAGCCTGTTGTGGGGCGAACAACGGCGTCTCGACGACGCGATCACCCTCGTCGACGAGGCCCTCGAGTTTGGTCGGCGTGTGCTCGGACCAACACACGCGCAGCTCACCAAGTTCGAAGAACTGCGAGCGGAGTTGATCGAGCTGCGAAGCGACGACTCCACCTCGTCGTCCGGCTCTGCCTAG
- a CDS encoding multidrug efflux SMR transporter, whose amino-acid sequence MNAWAWLVVAGVLEVGWALTLKSTAGWTRLGPSLVTLVLLAGSMYGLGVAARTLPIGTAYAVWTGIGAVGTAVLGIVALGEPAAFWRVVSLSLILLGVAGLKLTQ is encoded by the coding sequence ATGAACGCATGGGCGTGGCTGGTCGTGGCGGGCGTACTCGAAGTCGGCTGGGCGTTGACGCTGAAGTCCACGGCGGGCTGGACGCGGCTCGGGCCGTCGCTCGTCACGCTGGTGCTGCTGGCCGGCAGCATGTACGGGCTCGGCGTGGCCGCGCGCACGCTGCCGATCGGCACCGCCTACGCCGTCTGGACGGGCATCGGCGCCGTGGGCACCGCCGTGCTCGGGATCGTCGCGCTCGGCGAACCCGCCGCGTTCTGGCGCGTGGTGAGCCTGTCGCTGATCCTGCTCGGCGTGGCAGGACTCAAGCTCACGCAGTGA
- a CDS encoding YraN family protein yields MQDAVQILSNPDPRQQLGRDGEAAARAALLARGYVILAERFRVSHGEIDVVARHGETLVFVEVKTRRDARFGGGSAAITWRKQRKIVRVAQAFLARSRLHDVPCRFDVVVVDWPAGDSARAEIIAGAFDA; encoded by the coding sequence ATGCAGGATGCCGTCCAGATTCTCTCGAATCCTGATCCACGCCAGCAACTCGGGCGCGATGGCGAGGCGGCGGCGCGCGCGGCGCTGCTCGCACGCGGCTACGTCATCCTCGCCGAGCGCTTCCGTGTGTCGCATGGCGAGATCGACGTCGTTGCGCGTCATGGCGAGACGCTCGTGTTCGTCGAGGTGAAGACGCGGCGCGACGCGCGCTTCGGCGGAGGCTCGGCAGCCATCACGTGGCGCAAGCAACGGAAGATCGTCCGCGTGGCGCAGGCGTTCCTCGCGCGCAGTCGTCTCCACGACGTACCCTGCCGCTTCGATGTCGTTGTCGTGGACTGGCCTGCAGGAGACAGCGCGCGCGCGGAGATCATCGCGGGGGCCTTCGACGCGTAA
- a CDS encoding type II toxin-antitoxin system PemK/MazF family toxin has translation MKLRPALLLTGTVGPVPEVLVAYIFSVLPTQPLSSDLILDPAQPAFRSTHLKVRSALRLHKLATIHASSLARRLGVLEAVQRVLVASKLRTLLNLDALRETPESPS, from the coding sequence ATGAAGCTGCGTCCGGCCCTGTTGCTCACGGGGACCGTCGGGCCGGTTCCTGAAGTGCTGGTCGCGTACATTTTCTCGGTACTGCCCACACAGCCCCTGTCGTCGGATCTCATTCTCGATCCGGCACAGCCCGCGTTTCGATCGACGCACCTCAAAGTGCGGTCGGCCTTGCGGCTCCACAAGCTGGCGACGATTCACGCCTCGAGTCTGGCCCGCCGTCTTGGCGTCCTGGAAGCGGTTCAGCGCGTGCTGGTCGCCAGCAAGCTCAGAACGCTGCTGAACCTTGATGCACTCCGCGAGACACCGGAATCCCCGTCGTAG
- a CDS encoding type II toxin-antitoxin system prevent-host-death family antitoxin — MSYITAANANRTFSTMLREVREGRSYVITSHGRPVARMVPFGDDAATTGVARAALFDRLGRRRVQNLARVTRDELHER, encoded by the coding sequence ATGAGCTACATAACCGCCGCGAACGCGAATCGGACGTTCTCCACGATGCTGCGGGAGGTGCGCGAGGGGCGGAGCTACGTCATCACGTCGCACGGGCGTCCCGTGGCGCGGATGGTGCCTTTCGGCGACGATGCCGCCACGACGGGTGTGGCGCGCGCGGCGCTGTTCGATCGGTTGGGACGCCGGCGGGTGCAGAACCTGGCGCGCGTGACGCGCGACGAACTCCACGAGCGCTGA
- a CDS encoding PIN domain-containing protein, giving the protein MNVAIDTNVLVYAEGVNDRPRRDAAHALLRALPPESTLIPVQALGELYTTLVKKAHRPREVAAEAVLSWGDAFPLIESSNDILLAALDLARVRDLSLWDALMMSAAADAHCRLLLSEDLQDGFTWRGVTVANPFATPRNPLLAAIAGKSGLQS; this is encoded by the coding sequence ATGAACGTCGCGATCGATACCAACGTGCTCGTCTACGCCGAAGGCGTCAACGACAGGCCGCGCCGCGATGCGGCGCACGCGCTGCTTCGCGCGCTGCCGCCGGAGTCGACGCTCATCCCGGTGCAGGCACTCGGCGAGTTGTACACGACGCTCGTGAAGAAGGCGCACCGACCGCGGGAGGTCGCGGCGGAGGCGGTCCTGAGCTGGGGCGATGCGTTCCCGCTGATCGAGTCGTCCAACGACATCCTGCTCGCCGCGCTCGACCTCGCGCGCGTTCGCGACCTATCGCTGTGGGACGCGCTCATGATGTCTGCCGCTGCAGACGCGCACTGCCGGCTGCTGCTCTCCGAGGATCTCCAGGACGGCTTCACCTGGCGCGGCGTGACGGTCGCCAACCCGTTCGCCACACCCCGCAATCCCCTGCTCGCGGCGATAGCCGGCAAGTCCGGTCTTCAGTCGTAG
- a CDS encoding gluconate 2-dehydrogenase subunit 3 family protein — MMENVNRRRMLQVLGAAPAMATIAWSDAEAQQAHQHAQQARRAATAAKTAFKPKYFTAHEYATITTLANLIIPADDRSGNASDAGVPEFIDYMMIDQPERQLLMRGGIRWLDNECRKQFDQAFVKCTAAQQTQICDALAYPAKASPAHANGARFFSAVRDLTATGFFTSKIGIADLDYKGNTFVMTWTGAPKEALDHIGVSYDAVKAWYPEG, encoded by the coding sequence ATGATGGAGAACGTGAATCGACGCAGGATGCTGCAGGTGCTTGGCGCGGCCCCGGCCATGGCGACGATCGCCTGGTCCGACGCGGAGGCGCAGCAGGCGCACCAGCACGCGCAACAGGCTCGCCGCGCGGCGACGGCCGCGAAGACGGCGTTCAAGCCGAAGTACTTCACGGCGCACGAGTACGCAACGATCACCACGCTCGCGAACCTGATCATCCCGGCCGACGATCGATCGGGCAACGCCAGCGACGCCGGCGTGCCGGAGTTCATCGACTACATGATGATCGACCAGCCCGAACGTCAGCTGCTGATGCGCGGCGGCATCAGGTGGCTCGACAACGAATGCCGCAAGCAGTTCGACCAGGCGTTCGTGAAGTGCACGGCCGCGCAGCAGACGCAGATCTGCGACGCGCTCGCGTACCCCGCGAAGGCGAGCCCCGCTCACGCCAACGGCGCGCGCTTCTTCAGCGCGGTGCGCGACCTCACCGCCACGGGCTTCTTCACGAGCAAGATCGGCATCGCCGACCTCGACTACAAGGGCAACACCTTCGTGATGACGTGGACCGGCGCCCCGAAGGAAGCCCTGGACCACATCGGTGTCAGCTACGACGCCGTCAAGGCCTGGTACCCCGAAGGGTAG
- a CDS encoding GMC family oxidoreductase → MQVIRSPKVYDVVVVGSGAGGGIAAKVLTEAGAEVCMLEAGPVWDQARDGKMLGWPYDSPRRGASTERPFGEFDAAWGGWELAGEPYTSAPGSKFDWFRARMLGGRTNHWGRISLRWGPDDFRRKSIDGLGDDWPITYDEMKPYYDKLDEYVGIFGSNHAAETGLHNEPDGKFQPAPLPRAYELYFKQAADRLKIACVPSRLSILTRPLNGRAACHYCAQCGRGCSTHSNFQSPTVLLPPAMKTGKLTIVTDAMAREVLSNDEGRATGVSYVDTKSGEEKTVQGRIVVLAASACESARLLLNSKSARFPKGLANGSGVVGQYLTDSTGASLSGFIPKMVGMPAHNEDGTGGMHLYMPWWLHNVKDKLPFPRGYHIEPGGGRRMPGFGFMGGIERHPGASGGGYGRGLKDEYRRLWGATIGFAGRGEMVPNKDTYMDIDPNVVDKWGIPVPRFHWKFGDAERFQARHMMETFKALIEEMGGTVLGRIPGPEEDYGLAAGGRIIHEAGVVRMGSDPNSSALNAHCQAHEVKNLFVADAGPFVSQADKNLTWTIMALAWRTCDYIADQRTKLNI, encoded by the coding sequence ATGCAAGTCATCCGTTCTCCGAAGGTGTACGACGTAGTGGTGGTCGGCTCGGGTGCCGGCGGCGGGATCGCCGCCAAGGTGCTCACCGAGGCCGGTGCAGAGGTCTGCATGCTGGAGGCCGGTCCCGTCTGGGACCAGGCGCGCGACGGCAAGATGCTCGGGTGGCCGTACGACTCGCCAAGACGCGGCGCGTCGACCGAGCGGCCCTTCGGCGAGTTCGACGCCGCCTGGGGCGGCTGGGAACTGGCGGGGGAGCCGTACACGTCGGCGCCCGGTTCGAAGTTCGACTGGTTCCGCGCGCGCATGCTCGGCGGCCGCACGAACCACTGGGGACGCATCTCCCTGCGCTGGGGTCCGGACGACTTCCGCCGCAAGAGCATCGACGGTCTCGGCGACGACTGGCCGATCACCTACGACGAGATGAAGCCGTACTACGACAAGCTCGATGAGTACGTCGGCATCTTCGGATCGAACCACGCGGCCGAGACGGGCCTGCACAACGAGCCCGACGGCAAGTTCCAGCCGGCGCCGCTGCCGCGCGCGTACGAGCTGTATTTCAAGCAGGCCGCCGATCGCCTGAAGATCGCGTGCGTGCCGTCGCGGCTGTCGATCCTGACGCGTCCGCTCAACGGCCGTGCCGCGTGCCACTACTGCGCGCAATGCGGCCGCGGCTGTTCGACGCATTCGAACTTCCAGTCGCCGACGGTGTTGCTGCCGCCCGCGATGAAGACCGGCAAGCTCACCATCGTCACCGACGCGATGGCGCGAGAGGTGTTGAGCAACGACGAGGGCCGGGCGACGGGCGTGTCCTACGTCGACACGAAGAGCGGTGAGGAGAAGACGGTCCAGGGCCGCATCGTCGTGCTCGCGGCGAGTGCGTGCGAATCGGCGCGCCTGCTGCTCAATTCCAAGTCCGCGCGCTTCCCGAAGGGACTCGCGAACGGCAGCGGGGTGGTGGGGCAGTATCTGACGGACTCGACGGGCGCGAGCCTCTCCGGATTCATTCCGAAGATGGTGGGGATGCCCGCGCACAACGAGGACGGCACGGGCGGCATGCACCTCTACATGCCGTGGTGGCTGCACAACGTGAAGGACAAGCTGCCGTTCCCGCGCGGGTATCACATCGAGCCCGGCGGCGGCCGCCGCATGCCCGGCTTCGGGTTCATGGGTGGCATCGAACGGCATCCCGGTGCGTCAGGCGGGGGGTACGGGAGGGGATTGAAGGACGAATACCGCCGCTTGTGGGGCGCGACGATCGGCTTTGCCGGCCGCGGTGAGATGGTGCCCAACAAGGACACGTACATGGACATCGATCCGAACGTGGTGGACAAGTGGGGCATCCCGGTGCCGCGCTTCCACTGGAAGTTCGGCGATGCGGAGCGGTTCCAGGCCAGGCACATGATGGAGACCTTCAAGGCGCTCATCGAGGAGATGGGCGGCACGGTGCTCGGCAGGATTCCGGGACCCGAGGAGGACTATGGCCTCGCGGCCGGCGGGCGCATCATCCACGAGGCGGGCGTCGTGCGCATGGGTAGCGACCCGAACTCGTCGGCGCTCAACGCCCACTGCCAGGCGCACGAGGTGAAGAACCTGTTCGTGGCCGACGCCGGACCGTTCGTCTCGCAGGCCGACAAGAACCTCACGTGGACGATCATGGCGCTCGCCTGGCGCACGTGCGACTACATCGCCGACCAGCGCACGAAGCTGAACATCTGA
- a CDS encoding agmatine deiminase family protein produces MPAEWHPHAATWLTWPKDPVTWPERVPAVQEIFLQFVDALTPHERVCLLVDNAEVADDVRARCRGRAAVVDNLDLIEVETVDSWIRDYGPNFLLGPQGELGYNHWRFNAWGEKYETLMRDASVPSRLGALADLARFEPGIVLEGGSIDVDGAGTVLTTEQCLLHENRNPRLSKSDIEAYLRVYLGVRQVIWLGDGIEGDDTDGHVDDITRFVDEDTIVTAIEDDPADANHGPLRDNLARLQAARRPDGTPWRIVTLPMPGHVMAEGDRLPASYANFYIANSVVLAPMYAHANDVVAERVLRDLFPTRRIVPIQCEPLVWGMGSIHCVTQQQPAHRPATGNRQSATGRS; encoded by the coding sequence ATGCCCGCCGAGTGGCATCCGCACGCCGCCACCTGGCTCACGTGGCCGAAGGATCCCGTCACCTGGCCCGAGCGCGTGCCGGCCGTGCAGGAGATCTTCCTGCAGTTCGTCGACGCGCTCACGCCGCACGAGCGCGTGTGCCTGCTCGTGGACAACGCGGAGGTCGCCGATGACGTGCGCGCGCGCTGTCGTGGCCGCGCCGCTGTCGTCGACAACCTCGATCTGATCGAGGTCGAGACGGTGGACTCGTGGATCCGCGACTACGGCCCGAACTTCCTGCTCGGGCCGCAGGGTGAACTCGGGTACAACCACTGGCGCTTCAACGCGTGGGGCGAGAAGTACGAGACGCTGATGCGCGACGCGTCGGTGCCGTCGCGCCTCGGTGCGCTCGCGGACCTCGCGCGCTTCGAACCGGGGATCGTGCTCGAAGGTGGATCGATCGACGTCGACGGGGCCGGCACCGTGCTCACGACGGAGCAGTGCCTGCTGCACGAGAACCGTAACCCGCGGCTTTCGAAATCAGACATCGAGGCATACCTGCGCGTGTACCTCGGCGTGCGGCAGGTGATCTGGCTGGGCGACGGCATCGAAGGCGACGACACGGACGGCCACGTCGACGACATCACGCGCTTTGTCGACGAGGACACCATCGTCACGGCGATCGAGGACGACCCGGCCGACGCCAACCATGGCCCGCTGCGCGACAACCTCGCGCGCCTCCAGGCCGCTCGACGGCCAGACGGGACGCCCTGGCGCATCGTCACGCTGCCGATGCCCGGGCACGTGATGGCCGAAGGCGACCGCCTCCCGGCCAGCTACGCCAACTTCTACATCGCCAACAGCGTGGTTCTCGCCCCGATGTACGCGCACGCGAACGACGTCGTTGCCGAGCGTGTCCTCCGGGACCTGTTCCCGACCCGTCGCATCGTGCCGATCCAGTGCGAACCCCTCGTGTGGGGCATGGGCTCGATTCACTGCGTCACCCAGCAACAGCCGGCGCACAGGCCGGCAACCGGCAACCGGCAATCGGCAACAGGTCGATCGTAG
- a CDS encoding carbon-nitrogen hydrolase: MAKKKATTHPVVGLVQMTCATDPAKNLKKALGRIGDAARQGATVVCLQELFRSQYFCQTEDTALFKLAEPIPGETTDALAKAARRHKVVLVSSLFERRAAGVYHNTAVIFDRDGSIVGKYRKMHIPDDPLYYEKFYFTPGDLGFRVHKTTQGNCGVLVCWDQWYPEAARLTALQGADFLFYPTAIGWLPGEAEAMNLAQHSAWETSQRAHAIANGVFVVSVNRVGREGELQFWGQSFVADPFGRILAKASADKEEILLVECDLSLIEQTRQNWPFLRDRRIDAYGGITQRLIEP, from the coding sequence ATGGCGAAGAAGAAGGCGACAACCCATCCCGTGGTCGGACTCGTGCAGATGACCTGCGCGACCGACCCGGCAAAGAACCTGAAGAAGGCCCTCGGCCGCATCGGCGATGCGGCCAGGCAGGGCGCGACGGTCGTGTGTCTGCAGGAGCTGTTCCGCTCGCAGTATTTCTGTCAGACCGAGGACACCGCGCTCTTCAAGCTCGCCGAACCCATCCCGGGCGAGACGACTGACGCGCTCGCGAAGGCGGCGCGACGCCACAAGGTGGTGCTCGTGTCGTCGCTTTTCGAGCGGCGCGCGGCGGGCGTGTACCACAACACGGCCGTCATCTTCGATCGCGACGGCTCCATCGTCGGCAAGTACCGGAAGATGCACATCCCCGACGACCCGCTGTACTACGAGAAGTTCTACTTCACGCCCGGCGATCTCGGCTTCAGGGTGCACAAGACGACGCAGGGCAATTGCGGCGTGCTGGTGTGCTGGGACCAGTGGTATCCGGAGGCGGCGCGCCTGACGGCCCTCCAGGGCGCGGATTTCCTCTTCTATCCGACGGCGATCGGCTGGCTGCCTGGCGAGGCCGAGGCGATGAACCTCGCGCAGCACTCGGCGTGGGAGACGTCGCAGCGCGCGCACGCGATCGCCAACGGCGTCTTCGTCGTGTCGGTCAATCGCGTGGGCCGCGAAGGCGAGCTCCAGTTCTGGGGGCAGTCGTTCGTTGCCGATCCGTTCGGCCGCATCCTCGCGAAGGCGTCGGCCGACAAGGAGGAGATCCTGCTCGTCGAGTGCGATCTGTCGCTCATCGAGCAGACGCGACAGAACTGGCCCTTCCTGCGCGACCGTCGCATCGACGCGTACGGCGGCATCACGCAGCGGCTGATCGAGCCGTGA
- a CDS encoding DUF4143 domain-containing protein: MSISPDTGFERRQGLTLETRLRERRRFMQVVAGPHAAFGLSLDEYLYFGGYPGAASLIGDPARWRRYLLDSLIETAIARDVLLMTRVDKPALLRRLFELGCRASGQVLSSTKMLGQLQDAGNTTTLAHYLGLLGGAGILVGLEKYGHHAIRQRASSPKLQVLNTALMTAQSDLSPDDVRHDSAFRGRLVESAVGAHLANAAAAGICEVFYWRERNKEVDFVLRAGRRLVAIEVKSGRAPETLPGLATFADACRPTRTLLVGGDGISLEEFLTRPVTHWVQN; this comes from the coding sequence ATGAGTATTTCGCCTGACACCGGATTCGAGCGGCGACAGGGGCTGACGCTGGAGACGCGACTTCGCGAGCGGCGACGGTTCATGCAGGTCGTTGCCGGACCGCACGCGGCATTCGGCTTGTCGCTCGACGAGTACCTGTACTTCGGTGGCTATCCCGGCGCTGCGTCGCTCATCGGCGATCCCGCCCGGTGGCGGCGCTACCTGCTGGACTCGTTGATCGAAACGGCGATCGCACGCGACGTCCTGTTGATGACGCGCGTCGACAAGCCGGCGCTCCTGCGCAGGCTGTTCGAACTGGGGTGTCGTGCCTCGGGACAGGTGCTCTCCTCCACCAAGATGCTTGGACAGTTGCAGGATGCGGGTAACACGACGACACTCGCACACTACCTCGGGTTGCTCGGTGGAGCGGGCATACTGGTCGGGCTGGAGAAGTACGGCCATCACGCGATTCGACAGCGGGCGTCGAGTCCGAAGCTCCAGGTGCTCAACACGGCACTCATGACCGCGCAGTCGGATCTGTCACCCGACGACGTGCGCCATGACTCCGCGTTCAGGGGGCGTCTCGTCGAGTCGGCTGTCGGCGCGCACCTCGCCAACGCCGCCGCGGCCGGCATATGCGAGGTCTTCTACTGGCGCGAGCGCAACAAGGAGGTCGACTTCGTCCTGCGGGCCGGCCGGCGCCTCGTGGCCATCGAGGTGAAGAGCGGTCGTGCGCCCGAGACGCTGCCCGGCCTTGCCACGTTCGCCGACGCATGCCGCCCAACGCGGACCTTGCTCGTCGGCGGCGACGGCATCTCTCTCGAAGAGTTCCTCACGCGCCCGGTCACACACTGGGTACAGAACTAG